In a genomic window of Diorhabda carinulata isolate Delta chromosome 8, icDioCari1.1, whole genome shotgun sequence:
- the LOC130897547 gene encoding ceramide phosphoethanolamine synthase yields MIFPSSQISKFLLTLLIIILLFYFYMDFNLYLRLQNYPLDNDNSSAITYEKVTWLSCRINPLCEVTVKGVLLDHTNYYVFGPLVQIIDNILRISDIKWITPNSISFFHIFVAILSAKCVTSHSLTYRRIGVLLFEIRTWLDDLDGHVARARKHIKGERSEIGTAGYYVDGICDAVGCTALIIGVFVFLRYNPPRRGYILLSTTSDSKEPNILHSFKVTVKKVAKTVCCFSLQLIISSTAWNRYIALYQDLLENYDLPGVDKVKQCDVFKNSFFFFVAWLWRVINVHNLLHLLLLSIFCDKLWEFLRNIQYLGYGVLISVICITEINIIDVKNFIFYSLNETETV; encoded by the coding sequence ATGATTTTTCCTTCATCGCAAATTAGCAAGTTCCTATTAACTTtgctaattataattttattattttatttctacatGGATTTCAATTTGTATCTCAGATTACAAAATTATCCTTTAGATAACGATAATTCGTCAGCGATTACCTACGAAAAAGTAACGTGGTTAAGCTGTCGAATAAATCCACTGTGCGAAGTAACCGTAAAAGGAGTTCTTTTAGACCATACTAACTATTATGTTTTCGGTCCGTTGGTCCAAATAATCGACAATATTCTTAGAATAAGCGACATAAAATGGATAACCCCCAATTCTATTAGTTTCTTTCATATATTCGTAGCGATCCTTAGCGCGAAATGCGTCACCAGCCATAGTTTGACTTATAGGAGAATCGGAGTTTTGCTATTCGAAATAAGAACCTGGTTAGATGACCTAGACGGTCACGTAGCCAGAGCGAGGAAGCATATTAAGGGGGAACGATCCGAAATCGGTACAGCGGGTTATTACGTCGACGGTATCTGCGACGCAGTGGGTTGTACGGCGTTAATTATTGGCGTTTTCGTATTTTTAAGATACAACCCACCTAGAAGGGGATACATTCTACTTTCTACTACGTCTGATAGCAAAGAGCCTAATATTTTACATAGTTTTAAAGTAACCGTTAAAAAAGTTGCGAAGACCGTTTGTTGCTTTAGTTTACAACTCATCATTAGTTCCACGGCTTGGAACAGATACATAGCGTTGTATCAAGATTTGTTAGAAAATTACGATTTACCTGGCGTCGATAAAGTAAAACAATGCgacgttttcaaaaattcgtttttctttttcgtaGCTTGGCTGTGGCGAGTAATAAACGTTcataatttattacatttattattactCTCGATATTTTGTGATAAGTTATGGGAATTTTTGAGGAACATACAATACCTTGGTTATGGtgtattaatatctgttatATGTATTACCGAAATTAATATTATAGacgttaaaaattttatattttactctTTGAATGAAACCGAAACCGTTTGA